ACTGTCCCTCCAGCCTCCTCAAGTTTTACCCGCAAGCATTAATGAAATGTTTAATCTACTTTTTCCTCCTCCTTAAAAGATCTCCCTAGGGAAACGGATAAtgatcattggttcctttaatTTCAAGAGGTTCGAGACAAAAGAAAAGTCCAAAAAATAGAGTGACGAGGAAAGGCAGAAGAGAAGTTGCTTAAGCACTCTTCCTTTGTTCTAGTAATAGGATAACATAGAAGACTCCTGCCGCTGCAAAGGTATGGATAAAGCTGTtggaagaaaataaacaaaagattGGTACATTACGCATAACCTTctaattatttcatttattgCCATGTAACCCTtccaatattttaaaatattcacTTAATCTCTCTGTAATTTCTtgtaaagtgaaaaattgaCGAGAAATAATCTCTGTAACATTATTGTTAGTTGAAATATTGGGACTACCCTTATTTAAATACTAAATCATACAATGAGCTAATCATCTTGTATAAAAGTATAAGAAAATTGTATGGATAAAGATAATAATTAAAGGAGAGTAGAGCGGATATTCATATAAATCATAAAAAAGTAAAGTTGATATTACGATTTCATcatatgaattttttgaatgcGTGTATGATTCAATAGACGTAGTAGATGATTTTTTACTTTGCATAAATTCACAGAGATTGTATGATTATTTTAGAATTTGAGGGAATGATGTGTATTATGCAAAACTATAGGGGATTATATGTAATCTAATCTGACAAATTTGACATAGTGTCATCGAAGTACGAGAATCCTTATccaacatcatcatcatcaatttGTCATCATTTACACATCAACCCCACACCTCTGTGACTTCTGTCCGTCTCTCCCTTATATAAAGATAAAACTGCCCCCCCCTTCGATCGCCTGTTTGTGTTATCCTGTATCCTTTCCAATTTGCTACAAGTATATGGTGCGTCTCTTTTAAAGTCCCATTTGTTTTTGTTTAAGCCATATCACTCTCAGTTTAATGAAAACCGTTCCTGGTTCCAATCACATCCCGTCTCTATAGTAAAACCGAGGAATCTCATTTTTAAGTTGATTTTATAATTATCAGCTAGTTATAGACTATTTGGTTCAAGCTTCAGATAGAGGAAAAGATGCTGGCAATCTTTCACAAGGCATTCGCTCATCCACCAGATGAGCTTAATAGCCCTGCATCTCACCATGGTAGCAAGAAGCCAAAGATGCCAGAGGAGACCCTCAAAGAGTTTCTCGCTTCTAACCCCAGTGATGCTTTTTCTTTGAGCTTTGGAGATGCTGCTGTGCTTTCTTATGTTCGACAAGACCAACCGTCCCTCCTACACAAGAACCAAAGGTAATATCagccccttttcttttttccctttcgtTTCTTTAAAATGCTATTCTTCTTTAAATTCTAGTAGTACGAGTGTCTGTTTCGACAGCTCAGCTGGTAAGGATTCAAAAAAAGCGCAGACAGGGATCTAAATGAGGGGTTGATTGCAGGTTGTTCTGTGGGCATGATGAGATATACTGCCTCTTCATGGGAAGCTTGAACAATTTGTGTGCTCAAATCAAGCAGTATGGGCTATCAAAAGGCAGCAACGAGGCCATGCTTGTGATTGAAGCCTATAGGACTCTGAGGGACCGTGGTCCGTACCCAGCTGACCAGGTTATTAAGGATCTTGACGGTAGCTTTGCCTTCGTTGTGTACGATAGCAAGCGAGGAACTGTGTTTGCAGCGCTGGTATGTTTTCTTGGTAGCTAGCATCAATAGAATGAATTGTACTGGCTGGCATCAGTACTTTTTGTTGTTAGGCACGCTTCCTCTCTCCCTCCTCCTCCATTTGTATCAGTACTTAATTGCCTTTCCATCATAAATTcgtacacttttttttttttttttgggtgcagGGTTCTGATGGTGGAGTGAAGCTGTACTGGGGCATTGCTGCAGATGGTTCTGTGGTGATTTCAGATGATATAGCTGTCATAAAAGCAGGCTGTGCCAAGTCATATGCTCCCTTCCCAAAAGGTAATTAAAGGAACCGGAATATAGTACGTAGTATATTTTGAAGCATAAAATTTCTactttttaagaaattttgCTGCCATTAATTGATGGTTTGGTTGTATTTCAATTAGGGTGCATGTTTCACAGTGAGGGAGGGCTGATGAGCTTTGAGCATCCGATGAACAAAATGAGGGCTATGCCAAGGGTAGACAGTGAAGGGGCGATGTGCGGAGCTAATTTTAAGGTGGATCTTTACTCCAGGGTTAACAGCATTCCTCGTGTTGGGAGTGAAACTAATTGGGTTGATTGGAATACGGAACAGATCTAATATATATAGCTTATGGATGTGTTACGAAACACATTAAAGATCTTGTTTGTTTGATGTTTTTCTAATCTTGTATTTTGTCAGTCTTCAGTCAGCTTTGTGAGTGTTTTTCCTGGTGGATAATTGTAAATTGAGTGGAGTCTGCAATCGATGATGCATGAATAACGTCCACTCTTCAACCAAGAAAACCTGAGCATCTTGATATCTCTATCATTTTCTAACTGCCTGTGGATGCCTGAATTGATCTCTGTATTAAGTCGACTACTGTGTCTGATTTCACGAGCTTGCTTAGAGAAAAAGTTTTATGTTCGCCAAAAAATTTCGCTACAATCGGCATTCCTTTGGTTTGGAGCTAGAAACCAAGATGGCAATTGACACGCTCAGCTTTTAAAATGCTCTTTTTCTTGTTCCAATTACAGAAGTGTCATCTGATAGGCAGCAAAACTGTCTATTTGACAACCAAATGACCAATCACCCTGCTCAAGTCCCCCAAATCCAGATTCAGGTAAGAGCCAAGTTTTTGAAACTGCAGAAGTTCCACTTCCATCACAAGGAATACGTAGATGTAAATTTGCATTTGATGTTGCCACAGATCAAACTGGATGCAATTTTGATCCTCTTGGGGCCTGTTTCTTTTCCCAGTGAAAATTAAGACACAAAAGGCAACTCGATTGTTCAAGTTCAACAGAATGTCCGGATTTCATCGGAAGCAATGATTTCTCTTATCAGGtcattgaatttaaatctaaAACCACCTCTGGAACAACATGAATTAATTCCATGCAGACAATTAACAACTCGACAACACCAGCTGAATCCAACGCTTTGCATTGTCTACGCGCACATACGCAATACTGGTAGCTGATAATACGTGCAATTTACAAGTCAGAAGTTAGCAGTAACAATTTCCAGGCACAGTTCAAAATGTTTAATCGCTCCAAAGCTAGCAGTTATTAGCAAAATAACGAATTAAAAGGATTGTCAACACTGAGCCAAAACAAGTAGCCGAGTAGGATTTCATAGATTTAAATGTAAAATGATACACCAGCGCTTAAAAAATCATCACTCTCTTTTACCCCCCTACACATGAGTTGACGACAAGACTAAAAAGAGTTAAACAACAattctttcttcctcatttgttTCCAAATTAATAGAAGTATCTGTGTGTAAACGACAAGATGGAAATTTTCTCCTGGATACCAACACCTTCGCAACATATTCTTGACAAATACTACAGATCAACCGACATTAAAATGCATCCATTCATTCACTGCTTGGAAGCAGATCCTTACAAACACAATTAAAgacgaaattttacttgaatacTTATAAGGTCTTCATTTGCACCAAAAGGGTGGGCAGTTTGAAGTGATGATATGCTAAAAGCTCTGCGCCAATGTTGTATCATTCATTCCACATATGTGCAAGTTCATCAACCTGCAGAGGATTCTCCAGTTCATGCATCTTCCTCCTAGTCTTGGCTTTAATTTTCTTTGCATACTTCCCAGCCTTCTGCTTTTTCTCCAAAGCACGGATCTGTACATCGCACGATGAAATTAGATAATGAAACATAAGCACTTTGAGTTAGGGAATCTATGGCTCAGAGCAGTTGCTTATGAATATGGATTAAAGTATTTAAGCAACAGAAGTCCAATTACAGCCATCATATAACAAGAATTTTACAGCCACATATAGCTACTACCTAAAACTTATCAAGGAAAGCAAATACAAGATGCTAATTTTCTGGAAGACCAAGGACCACAATTTACCTGTGCCGCTAAACAATTCAAGTTGATTTGGGAAAAAGAATCAAGCGACAATTAACTACTCACTAAAAGCAGCAAAAGATTGAGGAAGTTATCTAACCTGGTTTGGTGAAACATAAAATGGATTTTCATACAACGTAGGGCCTCCAAAACTACCTCCAAAAATCTTGATCGGATTCAGACAAAATCTTGGACCAACCTATTCAAAAATGTTAAAATCAATCCAAATGTACATATGCATGCATCATCCCATACTGTGTGTGCTACAGCAGATCTCATTAGTGCAAACCTCAACAAGGGTCATCTTCTCCAGGTCTGAACGATCTATTTTCTGGGTTCCAGTATGAGGGCAAGATATCTGCATCAGAGATGCAGACAAAATACTGGTGACAATTGTTCTCATCAATGTGCAAGCATATACTGAAAATGTTAATAGTAACTCCAAAGCAGTAGAAATCAAAGATGAATAGCTTTTTTATTTTCCATACTTTGCATGTCAAGAACTTGCCAAAAGTAACAGAGCACAAAGAAACATGCATGCCTCAGGGTTCCACAGATACACTTCTAAATAAACCACCATCAACATGAAAAGCAAGACTTTAACAGAGGAGATATCTGAAGCATCACAAACCTGGTAATTCCTAAACCATACATGGTCATCAATAATGGAAAAAACAAAGATATGATCATGGTATGGTTTAGATTTCCTGTGGTCCTTAGgacttccaaatatctggttcAAGGAAAGAATGAAGTCAACAATACTGACTATACATCAGCAAGAAGTCAAAATATCGTCAAGTAATGACTAGAAAGAACTTGCCATTCAAATAGGAAGAATATGTATACAAACCTGCATGATCATCTCTTTCAGAAGCTTCCAGTGGGGATCCTTGTCAAAATTAGTTGAGAAAGTTAAGATTGGGCGTGAACCCTTCAAGTGATTTCCAGTGAGCTTTAGTTCTTCCATTGTGTGCACTACATGTGTAACATGCCCACACGCGCACACATAGAGGGGGTAGTTAGGACCTCCAAAATCTCCAAATATAACTTGACAAAGCAAAGCTAATGAAAGGAGAAAATACAAAGATCAAGAAGGGTTACTACTAACCAGCATTAACTAAAAACTTCACAGATGGACCGTTTGGGCACTTGGCCATCCAAAGATAAAGGTCCCTACCTTTTCTACACTGAAATCACAAAAACCAAAGAACGAGTTATACCAGGAAAAGAACATTAGACAAGTTACAGACCTAACACAGCGTTTTTGGATCCACAAAACCCTCAACTGCCTTTTA
The DNA window shown above is from Coffea arabica cultivar ET-39 chromosome 5e, Coffea Arabica ET-39 HiFi, whole genome shotgun sequence and carries:
- the LOC113687975 gene encoding stem-specific protein TSJT1, whose product is MLAIFHKAFAHPPDELNSPASHHGSKKPKMPEETLKEFLASNPSDAFSLSFGDAAVLSYVRQDQPSLLHKNQRLFCGHDEIYCLFMGSLNNLCAQIKQYGLSKGSNEAMLVIEAYRTLRDRGPYPADQVIKDLDGSFAFVVYDSKRGTVFAALGSDGGVKLYWGIAADGSVVISDDIAVIKAGCAKSYAPFPKGCMFHSEGGLMSFEHPMNKMRAMPRVDSEGAMCGANFKVDLYSRVNSIPRVGSETNWVDWNTEQI
- the LOC113687974 gene encoding ribosome biogenesis protein BRX1 homolog 1, giving the protein MGKKRKHSETAAVTEVNKEDSAAERPKRTLLGWKDKIEEKKESDSVVGFRNKEKVLVTCSRRISFRYRHLMLNVVSLLPHCKKDNKVESKDSKGATLNELVELKGCSSCLFFECRKGRDLYLWMAKCPNGPSVKFLVNAVHTMEELKLTGNHLKGSRPILTFSTNFDKDPHWKLLKEMIMQIFGSPKDHRKSKPYHDHIFVFSIIDDHVWFRNYQISCPHTGTQKIDRSDLEKMTLVEVGPRFCLNPIKIFGGSFGGPTLYENPFYVSPNQIRALEKKQKAGKYAKKIKAKTRRKMHELENPLQVDELAHMWNE